One Pelodiscus sinensis isolate JC-2024 unplaced genomic scaffold, ASM4963464v1 ctg34, whole genome shotgun sequence DNA segment encodes these proteins:
- the TBCB gene encoding tubulin-folding cofactor B, giving the protein MILSGAPGGASPAIVSVSVSSSLNSFRAQKRYGRGLTIAEFKCKLELVVGSPASCMDLELYAPDDKFIMKLDSDEALLGSYPIDDGCRIHVIDRSGARMGEYEDVSRVEKYEMSASDYEKRPDSVRSFLKRSKMGKHNQEEMVKKEAEQEQKLAEEKAQAEAISVGARCEVRVLGQPSKRGTVMYVGLAEFKPGYWIGIKYDEPLGKNDGSVNGKQYFQCQPKYGAFVKPQYITVGDFPEESYGLDDEM; this is encoded by the exons ATGATCCTGTCGGGGGCGCCGGGCGGGGCCTCCCCGGCCATCGTGTCGGTGTCGGTCAGCAGCAGCCTCAACTCCTTCCGCGCGCAGAAGCGCTACGGCCGCGGCCTCACCATCGCCGAGTTCAAG TGCAAACTAGAGCTGGTGGTGGGAAGCCCAGCATCATGTATGGACTTGGAGCTCTACGCACCGGACGACAAATTTATAATGAAACTGGACAGTGATGAGGCCTTATTGGGATCCTACCCCATCGATGACGGCTGTAGGATACAC GTGATTGACCGGAGCGGAGCCCGGATGGGCGAGTATGAGGATGTCTCGCGGGTAGAGAAGTACGAAATGTCTGCCAGCGACTACGAGAAGCGGCCAG ACTCTGTGCGCTCGTTCCTGAAGCGGAGTAAGATGGGGAAGCACAACCAGGAGGAGATGGTGAAGAAAGAGGCGGAGCAGGAGCAGAAACTTGCGGAAGAAAAGGCTCAGGCGGAGGCCATTTCAGTGGGTGCTCGGTGTGAGGTTCGGGTCTTGGGCCAGCCCAGCAAACGGGGGACAGTCATGTATGTGG GGCTAGCGGAATTCAAACCCGGCTACTGGATTGGTATCAAGTATGACGAGCCCTTAGGGAAAAACGACGGCAG CGTCAACGGGAAGCAGTACTTCCAGTGCCAGCCCAAGTACGGCGCCTTCGTGAAGCCCCAGTACATCACGGTAGGGGACTTCCCCGAGGAGAGCTATGGACTGGACGACGAAATGTGA
- the LOC142823844 gene encoding maestro heat-like repeat-containing protein family member 7, producing MAPGPVGSSFSVPAGGEAGSHQLGATRPPARPPRTWLQRRLGRRDPAQRGSRVGWLRGLLCGEKHLPREPSPHYHQGASPCPAPGDLPVSGSPQPVAPRTSPCSCGSRSVSSSDWASSCSRATSRSRSDPEPPCASAELCQERVDSRVEEGAFYDIEEQLHTRDTSPAALQRFLLAIPLACLAALQRGEDTLAPRCCKDTMMARIVEIMEDSPPPLVLADCLNAACSLSTLQPPLRAQLLSPLLTAAVGQTVSGDWQQEPIHTQQFIRALPYDLQALLASLLAESPDTARLQLIMEHLSPWLESRLPQERARALGSTTALLGVATTLPGFDNSADWPRMGHHVAQLGLFISDPSEDVSRLAREGVHSLYQLLLHHRGLNIHQAEDLWCRHYYKERWVLAHSNSVRVGEVFGQLFTPEQENSFLDKALLAARSPLRRPSQAGLVLAHALHGQAHQLLEYMQEDTQ from the exons atggccccagggccggtggggagcagcttctccgtccccgcgggcggggaagctggatcccaccagctcggggcgactcgcccaccggccaggcccccccggacctggctccagaggcggctgggcaggcgggacccagcccagcgggggagccgggtagggtggctccggggcctcctctgtggagagaaacacctgccccgggagcccagcccccattaccaccagggggcatcgccctgcccggcccccggggacctgccagtctccgggagcccccagcccgtcgctccccgcaccagcccctgcagctgtgggtccaggtccgtcagcagcagcgactgggcctccagctgcagccgggccacctcccgcagccgctcagacccag agcccccctgcgcctcggcggagctctgccaggagcgggtggactcccgggtggaggaaggggccttctacgacatcgaagagcagctccacacccgggacacg agcccagccgccctgcagcggttcctcttggccatccccctcgcctgcctcgccgccctccaaaggggcgaggacaccctggcgccgcgctgctgcaaggacaccatgatggccaggatcgtt gagatcatggaggactcgccccccccgctggtcttggccgactgcctcaacgccgcctgcagcctcag caccttgcagcctcccctgcgggcccagctcctgagccccctgctgacggcggccgtgggacagactgtgtctggggactggcagcaggagcccatccacacgcag cagttcatccgggcccttccctacgacctccaggccctactggcgagcctcctcgccgagtccccagacaccgcccggctgcagctcataatggag cacctgagcccgtggctggagtcccgcctgccccaggagcgagccagggcccttggcagcaccacggccctgctgggagtcgccaccaccctcccggggtttgac aactccgccgactggccgaggatgggtcaccacgtggcccagctgggcctttttatttcggacccatccgaagacgtcagccggctggcccgggagggggtgcacagcctgtatcaactcctcctgcaccacaggg gcctcaacatccaccaggcagaggacctgtggtgcagacactactacaaagaaagatgggtcctggctcacagcaacagcgtgagggtgggagag gtctttgggcagctctttacaccagagcaggagaactcctttttagacaaggctctgctcgctgcccgctcccccctgcggcgccccagccaggccgggctggtcctggcccacgccctgcatgggcaggcccatcagctcctggaatacatg caggaagacacccagtga